In the genome of Dermacentor variabilis isolate Ectoservices chromosome 5, ASM5094787v1, whole genome shotgun sequence, one region contains:
- the LOC142582510 gene encoding uncharacterized protein LOC142582510, with amino-acid sequence MNRGGNAGHTVTTRSALREITRSAYGSPPSVANMAYIGSPSPSTSPDEEVVRRRGRRIIPPGNQFALTPPRTPTKRQQSPKSSSSLEHPQTPSKAQLMMSPVRSSPRKRLLLPADISDAVNASPSKKLVSPVKRLRLQSREAEAETEVALTALTKAQLVALLKDTMGRNAAAKQIVQELLPKPDLAHSMQKLEKLLHQIYRAFPQKHWGNSRDAFCFRRVQIPIETFKRKCLQRGQQLCQAEQWSSLLEYAQQAWNFVRKMPEWQDSSHNKAKLLCLRTLATHCSTALKKMSLDQRQLQTLISRLKEMKDDSPCITSPLKLAEAQLEQCRQ; translated from the exons ATGAACCGCGGCGGAAACGCTGGGCACACTGTGACTACGCGGTCTGCTTTGAGAGAAATCACCAGAAGCG CTTATGGTTCACCACCTTCAGTTGCCAACATGGCATACATTGGCTCGCCCTCTCCGTCTACATCACCTGATGAAGAAGTTGTCCGCAGGCGTGGAAGGCGGATCATACCACCAG GGAACCAGTTTGCACTGACACCCCCACGCACACCAACAAAGCGTCAGCAGTCTCCAAAAAGCAGCTCCAGCTTGGAACACCCTCAGACACCAAGCAAGGCACAGCTCATGATGAGTCCAGTTCGAAGCTCTCCCAGGAAGCGTCTGCTCCTTCCTGCCGATATATCAGATGCAGTCAATGCATCGCCCAGCAAGAAG CTGGTATCACCTGTGAAGCGCTTGAGGCTTCAGTCACGTGAAGCTGAAGCGGAAACTGAGGTGGCCTTGACCGCTTTAACCAAGGCTCAGCTGGTGGCCTTACTGAAGGACACTATGGGCCGCAATGCAGCagctaaacag ATCGTTCAGGAGCTGCTGCCCAAGCCCGACCTTGCTCACTCGATGCAGAAGCtagagaagctgctgcaccaaaTCTACAGAGCCTTCCCTCAAAAACACTGGGGCAACAGTCGCGACGCATTCTGCTTTCGTCGTGTGCAGATCCCTATCGAGACTTTCAAG CGCAAGTGCCTACAACGTGGCCAGCAGTTGTGCCAGGCCGAGCAGTGGAGCTCCCTGCTGGAGTATGCGCAGCAGGCGTGGAACTTTGTGCGCAAGATGCCCGAGTGGCAGGACAGCAGTCACAATAAGGCCAAGCTGCTCTGCTTGCGAACCCTCGCCACACACTGCTCAACTGCCCTCAAAAAGATGTCCCTGGATCAGCGGCAGCTGCAGACACTCATTTCCAG GTTGAAAGAGATGAAAGACGACAGCCCCTGCATCACTTCCCCCCTGAAATTGGCTGAAGCACAGCTCGAGCAGTGTCGCCAGTAA